From a region of the Solanum stenotomum isolate F172 chromosome 2, ASM1918654v1, whole genome shotgun sequence genome:
- the LOC125856351 gene encoding uncharacterized protein LOC125856351, which produces MDDRKEKTAPWLSVPQFGDWDQKGVMPDYSMDFSKIRENRKQNKSRASLGNEEELISTANSKSNTVHSARSDDLQFHQTHPSTTRRSIFSYFNCCVKA; this is translated from the exons ATGGATGATCGCAAGGAg AAGACTGCACCATGGCTATCAGTGCCACAATTTGGAGACTGGGATCAAAAGGGTGTGATGCCAGACTACTCTATGGATTTCTCAAAGATAAGAGAGAATAGGAAACAGAACAAATCAAGAGCCAGTCTTGGAAATGAAGAAGAACTTATTTCCACAGCTAATAGCAAGTCAAATACGGTTCACTCAGCCCGCAGTGATGATCTCCAATTCCATCAAACCCACCCATCAACA ACAAGAAGAAGCATTTTCAGCTACTTCAACTGCTGTGTGAAAGCTTGA